One Yimella lutea DNA window includes the following coding sequences:
- a CDS encoding SAF domain-containing protein: MSRFGSARTGSRAQRWRRTRLRRTGALLLAVLALWTTWAALRPSAAATVAVTVAARPIAAGTTLGSADLKIAQWPAGVVVPGLLLPAQAAGQVTTGALAAGEPVTATRLAHSAWKALRPGEQAFTIPLADPQLAALLRAGDRVDLYDPATRRLVASSARVVMSTTPKVGPHDVTAPAEPTLVIAVEQRNSAQLAGALASAATLGTGLIAAASSRA; the protein is encoded by the coding sequence GTGAGTCGGTTCGGATCGGCACGCACCGGCAGCCGCGCACAGAGGTGGCGCCGGACCCGCCTGCGACGCACCGGTGCGTTGCTGCTCGCGGTGCTGGCGCTGTGGACGACGTGGGCGGCGTTGCGGCCGAGCGCGGCTGCGACCGTCGCGGTCACCGTCGCGGCACGTCCCATCGCCGCCGGGACGACGCTCGGCTCAGCCGACCTGAAGATCGCGCAGTGGCCCGCCGGCGTCGTCGTGCCCGGTCTGCTGCTGCCTGCCCAGGCGGCCGGACAGGTGACCACGGGCGCTCTCGCTGCGGGCGAACCGGTCACGGCGACCCGGCTGGCCCACAGCGCCTGGAAGGCGCTGCGTCCGGGCGAACAGGCCTTCACGATCCCGCTCGCCGACCCACAGTTGGCGGCACTGCTCAGAGCCGGCGACCGTGTCGATCTCTACGACCCGGCCACCCGACGATTGGTGGCGAGCTCGGCGCGAGTCGTGATGTCCACCACCCCAAAGGTCGGACCTCACGACGTGACTGCACCCGCAGAGCCCACACTGGTCATCGCGGTGGAGCAGCGGAATTCCGCGCAACTGGCGGGCGCACTGGCCTCTGCGGCGACCCTCGGGACGGGCTTGATCGCGGCCGCATCGTCACGGGCCTAA
- a CDS encoding S-methyl-5'-thioadenosine phosphorylase has translation MTSQSTAGAESAPTAEIGVIGGSGFYTFLDDARRVAVDTPFGPPSDDVVIGSVGGRSVAFLARHGQGHRFPPHRVNYRANLWALRCVGVRQVLAPCAVGALKPEFGPGTVVVPDQVVDRTWGREHTVYDEPGAVVHVGFADPYCPTGRASVLDAARDDADLPSVDGGTLVVINGPRFSSRAESQWHQAAGWSVVGMTGMPEASIARELAMCFTSVCLVTDADAGVEGQPGVTHEEVLAVFATKVEHLKDLVRRTIAQLPPVDDSNCECRNALDGITLPFELP, from the coding sequence ATGACTTCCCAGAGCACCGCCGGCGCCGAGTCCGCACCCACAGCCGAGATCGGTGTCATCGGCGGATCTGGGTTCTACACCTTCCTGGACGACGCCCGCCGGGTCGCGGTCGACACCCCGTTCGGTCCGCCGAGTGACGACGTCGTCATCGGCTCGGTCGGCGGACGGTCGGTGGCCTTCCTGGCACGGCACGGTCAGGGGCACCGTTTCCCGCCGCACCGGGTCAACTACCGCGCCAACCTGTGGGCCCTGCGCTGCGTCGGCGTGCGCCAGGTCCTCGCCCCGTGCGCCGTCGGTGCATTGAAACCGGAGTTCGGCCCCGGCACCGTCGTGGTGCCCGATCAGGTCGTCGACCGCACCTGGGGTCGCGAACACACCGTGTACGACGAACCGGGGGCCGTCGTCCACGTCGGGTTCGCCGATCCGTACTGCCCCACCGGGCGAGCCTCGGTGCTGGACGCCGCACGCGACGACGCCGACCTACCATCGGTCGACGGCGGCACGTTGGTGGTGATCAACGGGCCGCGCTTCTCCAGCCGCGCCGAGTCGCAATGGCACCAGGCAGCCGGGTGGTCGGTCGTCGGCATGACCGGGATGCCCGAAGCGTCGATCGCCCGCGAACTCGCGATGTGTTTCACCAGCGTCTGCCTGGTCACCGACGCCGACGCGGGGGTGGAGGGCCAGCCGGGTGTCACCCACGAAGAAGTACTGGCGGTGTTCGCGACGAAGGTCGAGCACTTGAAAGATCTGGTGCGACGCACCATCGCGCAGCTTCCGCCCGTCGACGACTCGAACTGTGAATGCAGGAATGCGCTCGACGGAATCACTCTTCCTTTCGAGTTGCCGTGA